From one Streptomyces sp. Q6 genomic stretch:
- a CDS encoding serine/arginine repetitive matrix protein 1 gives MRNGLDYLESVVNHLDENESLVTPRDVKYAVLHLQAAVEVLLKARLLVEHWSLVFSNPGEATRKALDEATLSSVSTEHAVTRLRNIAGVDITDKEATALKHLAKDRNKLQHFAMTAPAPVIEARTGEVLDFLIRFVDDELLPRLNHEEKTEVGETLGRLRGGLASINTFVRKRTNRIRGEVTKAGAENRTIKCPECDHLALVLGEAAGPDGETAWATCRFCMIRWEQEELLYCFLEDDRGETSELNTCPQCREWTLGWGIRVLSDPEKDVPFCFACSVAFPSVVPCDRCARPVDHAGDSGETLCGRCWDDAVEEDRYGREDPTDYGYAEEPG, from the coding sequence GTGCGCAACGGGCTGGACTACCTGGAAAGCGTCGTCAACCACCTTGACGAGAATGAGTCGTTGGTGACGCCCCGGGATGTGAAGTACGCCGTGCTCCATCTCCAGGCGGCCGTGGAGGTGCTCCTCAAAGCCCGGCTGCTGGTCGAGCACTGGAGCCTCGTCTTCAGCAATCCTGGTGAGGCCACGCGTAAGGCACTCGATGAAGCCACGCTCTCCAGCGTCTCGACCGAACATGCTGTCACTCGCCTACGGAACATCGCGGGTGTGGACATCACGGATAAAGAAGCGACGGCGCTCAAGCACCTGGCGAAGGACCGCAACAAGCTCCAGCACTTCGCCATGACAGCCCCGGCCCCCGTGATCGAGGCCCGGACTGGCGAAGTCCTCGACTTCCTGATCCGCTTCGTCGACGACGAACTGTTACCTCGCCTCAACCACGAGGAGAAGACCGAGGTAGGGGAGACGTTGGGCCGACTGCGCGGCGGCCTGGCCAGCATCAACACCTTCGTCCGGAAGAGAACCAACCGCATCCGCGGCGAGGTGACGAAAGCTGGCGCCGAGAACCGGACCATCAAATGCCCCGAGTGCGACCATCTGGCCCTCGTGCTCGGTGAGGCGGCAGGTCCAGACGGTGAGACAGCATGGGCCACGTGCCGGTTCTGCATGATCCGATGGGAGCAGGAGGAACTGCTGTACTGCTTCCTGGAGGACGACCGGGGCGAAACCAGCGAGCTCAACACCTGCCCGCAGTGCAGAGAGTGGACCCTAGGTTGGGGCATCCGGGTACTTAGCGACCCTGAGAAAGACGTGCCCTTCTGCTTCGCGTGCTCCGTCGCCTTTCCCTCCGTCGTGCCCTGCGACCGGTGCGCGAGGCCAGTCGACCATGCAGGTGACAGCGGGGAGACCCTGTGCGGACGCTGCTGGGATGACGCAGTGGAGGAGGACCGCTACGGGCGGGAGGACCCCACGGATTACGGCTACGCCGAGGAACCAGGGTAA
- a CDS encoding IS630 family transposase (programmed frameshift): MRYPQGGGLTAERQAFREQIRMSAAERFAAGDDTATVAKVLRVHVRSVQRWRAAWAAGGEASLVSKGPPSHPHLTDEQFAVLEIELARGPTTHGWPDQTWTLARIKTLIGRRFHKSYTVQGVHYLLRRHGWSVQVPARRAVERDEAAVRLGEGDLAKRGSTRAALGAWLIFEDEAGFTMTPPTARTWSKQGRTPVVVVRGRSRRRLSVAALVCYKPGERSRLIYRPAPDRRADGRKSFAWTDYRDLLTVAHAQLGGPIVLVWDNLNTHLTGGMKQFIADRYWLTVIQLPAYAPQLNPVEGIWSLVRRDLANTAFADPEHLFAAVRRNLREIQYRPGLINGALAGTGLASITVLGGN, from the exons GTGAGGTATCCGCAAGGGGGTGGGCTGACCGCTGAGCGGCAGGCGTTCCGGGAGCAGATCCGGATGTCGGCGGCTGAGCGGTTCGCCGCTGGGGATGACACCGCGACCGTGGCGAAGGTGCTTCGGGTACATGTGCGTTCGGTGCAGCGCTGGCGGGCGGCCTGGGCAGCTGGTGGCGAAGCATCCCTGGTCTCCAAGGGTCCGCCGAGCCACCCACACCTGACGGACGAGCAGTTCGCGGTGCTCGAGATCGAGCTTGCCCGTGGTCCGACGACGCACGGCTGGCCAGATCAGACATGGACCCTGGCGCGGATCAAGACGCTGATTGGTCGGCGTTTCCACAAGTCCTACACCGTGCAGGGTGTGCACTACCTGCTGCGGAGACATGGTTGGTCGGTGCAGGTACCGGCCCGTCGGGCAGTCGAGCGCGACGAAGCCGCGGTG CGGCTGGGTGAAGGAGACCTGGCCAAACGTGGAAGCACCCGGGCGGCGCTCGGAGCCTGGCTGATCTTCGAAGACGAGGCCGGGTTCACGATGACGCCGCCGACCGCCCGCACCTGGTCCAAGCAGGGACGCACACCCGTGGTCGTCGTCCGGGGCCGGTCCCGACGCCGACTGTCGGTGGCGGCGCTGGTCTGCTACAAACCCGGCGAACGGTCCCGGCTGATCTACCGTCCTGCACCCGATCGACGTGCCGACGGACGCAAGAGCTTCGCCTGGACCGACTACCGCGATCTGCTGACTGTTGCCCACGCTCAGCTCGGTGGTCCGATCGTCCTAGTCTGGGACAACTTGAACACCCACCTGACCGGCGGGATGAAGCAGTTCATCGCCGACCGATACTGGCTCACCGTGATCCAACTGCCTGCCTATGCTCCGCAGCTGAACCCGGTCGAAGGCATCTGGTCTCTGGTCCGTCGAGACCTGGCCAACACCGCGTTCGCCGACCCTGAGCACCTGTTTGCTGCTGTCCGTCGCAACCTGCGCGAGATCCAGTATCGGCCCGGACTCATCAACGGCGCACTGGCCGGCACCGGACTCGCGTCCATCACCGTGCTCGGCGGCAACTGA
- a CDS encoding VOC family protein, translating into MALRPVHVILKAVDASAVGRFWAEALGWNAYSPGVVTYVGPAGGADGKPVWPDPVFLGIDVVPVPEPKNPAVKNRVHLDLATTSPANQAELIARLTALGASPVDVGQGDDVPWTVLADPEGNEFCVLEPREVYRDTGPIAAVVVDCADPRAMARFWGGAMDWTAHQVTDDQAVFRSAKGVGPYLEFLRTPGTRPVPDRLHVDLLPYPGDDKAAEVSRLRALGAADLDVGQGDVPWTCLTDPEGHEFCVLAPH; encoded by the coding sequence ATGGCGCTGCGACCGGTTCACGTGATCCTCAAGGCAGTCGACGCCTCGGCGGTCGGCCGGTTCTGGGCGGAGGCGCTCGGCTGGAACGCGTACAGCCCCGGCGTCGTCACGTATGTCGGTCCCGCCGGTGGCGCGGACGGGAAGCCGGTCTGGCCGGACCCGGTCTTCCTGGGTATCGACGTGGTACCCGTGCCGGAGCCGAAGAACCCGGCGGTGAAGAACCGCGTGCACCTCGATCTGGCCACCACGTCCCCGGCCAATCAAGCGGAGTTGATCGCGCGGCTGACGGCGTTGGGCGCGTCGCCCGTCGACGTGGGGCAGGGCGACGACGTCCCGTGGACGGTCCTCGCCGACCCCGAGGGCAACGAGTTCTGCGTGCTGGAGCCCCGGGAGGTCTACCGGGACACCGGGCCGATCGCCGCCGTGGTGGTCGACTGCGCGGACCCGCGGGCGATGGCCCGGTTCTGGGGCGGGGCGATGGACTGGACCGCGCACCAAGTCACCGATGACCAGGCGGTGTTCCGCTCCGCCAAGGGCGTCGGCCCGTACCTCGAATTCCTGCGCACGCCCGGTACGCGGCCGGTGCCGGACCGCCTCCATGTCGACCTGCTGCCCTACCCCGGCGACGACAAGGCGGCGGAGGTCTCCCGCCTGCGCGCCCTCGGCGCCGCCGACCTCGACGTCGGCCAGGGCGATGTCCCGTGGACGTGCCTGACGGATCCGGAGGGCCACGAGTTCTGCGTACTGGCGCCGCATTGA
- the argG gene encoding argininosuccinate synthase has product MSKVLTSLPVGERVGIAFSGGLDTSVAVAWMRDKGAVPCTYTADIGQYDEPDIASVPGRAKSYGAEVARLVDCRAALVEEGLAALSCGAFHIRSGGRAYFNTTPLGRAVTGTLLVRAMLEDDVQIWGDGSTFKGNDIERFYRYGLLANPNLRIYKPWLDADFVTELGGRKEMSEWLLAHELPYRDSTEKAYSTDANIWGATHEAKVLEHLNTGVETVDPIMGVKFWDPSVEIATEDVTIGFQQGRPVTINGKEFASAVDLVMEANAIGGRHGLGMSDQIENRIIEAKSRGIYEAPGMALLHAAYERLVNAIHNEDTLAQYHNEGRRLGRLMYEGRWLDPQALMVRESLQRWVGAAVTGEVTLRLRRGEDYSILDTTGPAFSYHPDKLSMERTEDSAFGPVDRIGQLTMRNLDIADSRAKLEQYAGLGLLGAVSQSADAAIGAAQAAATGLIGSLPEGGAEAIASRGEVSGDDAALDRAAMEFGTD; this is encoded by the coding sequence ATGTCTAAGGTTCTCACTTCCCTCCCCGTCGGCGAGCGCGTCGGCATCGCCTTCTCGGGTGGCCTCGACACCTCCGTCGCGGTCGCGTGGATGCGAGACAAGGGCGCCGTCCCGTGCACGTACACGGCCGACATCGGTCAGTACGACGAGCCGGACATCGCCTCGGTACCCGGCCGGGCGAAGAGCTACGGTGCCGAGGTCGCGCGTCTGGTCGACTGCCGCGCCGCCCTCGTCGAGGAAGGGCTCGCCGCGCTGTCCTGCGGCGCGTTCCACATTCGTTCGGGCGGCCGGGCCTACTTCAACACCACGCCGCTCGGCCGCGCCGTCACCGGCACGCTCCTGGTCCGCGCCATGCTCGAGGACGACGTCCAGATCTGGGGCGACGGCTCGACCTTCAAGGGCAACGACATCGAGCGGTTCTACCGCTACGGCCTCCTCGCCAACCCGAACCTGCGGATCTACAAGCCCTGGCTCGACGCCGACTTCGTGACCGAGCTCGGCGGCCGCAAGGAGATGTCGGAGTGGCTGCTCGCCCACGAGCTGCCGTACCGGGACTCCACGGAGAAGGCGTACTCCACGGACGCCAACATCTGGGGCGCCACGCACGAGGCGAAGGTCCTTGAGCACCTGAACACGGGCGTCGAGACCGTCGACCCGATCATGGGCGTCAAGTTCTGGGACCCGTCCGTCGAGATCGCCACCGAGGACGTGACGATCGGCTTCCAGCAGGGCCGCCCGGTGACGATCAACGGCAAGGAGTTCGCCTCCGCCGTCGACCTCGTCATGGAGGCCAACGCCATCGGCGGCCGCCACGGCCTGGGCATGTCGGACCAGATCGAGAACCGGATCATCGAAGCCAAGAGCCGCGGCATCTACGAGGCGCCCGGCATGGCCCTCCTGCACGCCGCGTACGAGCGCCTCGTGAACGCCATCCACAACGAGGACACCCTCGCCCAGTACCACAACGAGGGCCGGCGCCTCGGTCGCCTCATGTACGAGGGCCGGTGGCTCGACCCGCAGGCGCTGATGGTGCGCGAGTCGCTCCAGCGCTGGGTCGGCGCCGCCGTCACCGGCGAGGTCACCCTGCGGCTGCGGCGCGGCGAGGACTACTCGATCCTCGACACGACCGGCCCCGCGTTCAGCTACCACCCGGACAAGCTGTCCATGGAGCGGACCGAGGACTCGGCGTTCGGCCCGGTCGACCGGATCGGCCAGCTCACCATGCGCAACCTCGACATCGCCGACTCGCGCGCCAAGCTGGAGCAGTACGCCGGTCTCGGCCTGCTCGGCGCCGTGAGCCAGTCCGCCGACGCCGCGATCGGTGCGGCCCAGGCCGCCGCGACCGGCCTGATCGGCAGCCTCCCCGAGGGCGGCGCCGAGGCCATCGCCTCCCGCGGCGAGGTCTCCGGCGACGACGCGGCGCTGGACCGCGCGGCGATGGAGTTCGGCACGGACTAG
- a CDS encoding HAD domain-containing protein, with the protein MPAPVPLPLLFLDVDGPLIPFGPPPPGGHPTYAPDPDPSGHPLLARVNPALGAALAALPCELVWATTWMDDANALVAPRLGLPALPVLDRQEEDAATREHEALHWKTRALVAQAAGRPFVWIDDEIGRADRDWVAAHHPGRALLRRTDPWRGIAAGDLDVVGEWLRGLRRVGEGL; encoded by the coding sequence GTGCCCGCACCCGTTCCCCTGCCGCTGCTGTTCCTGGACGTCGACGGCCCTCTGATTCCCTTCGGCCCGCCGCCTCCGGGGGGCCACCCGACCTACGCCCCGGATCCGGACCCGTCCGGCCACCCACTCCTCGCCCGCGTGAACCCGGCCCTGGGGGCGGCACTGGCCGCCCTGCCCTGCGAGCTGGTGTGGGCCACGACCTGGATGGACGACGCGAACGCGCTCGTCGCCCCGCGCCTGGGCCTTCCGGCCCTGCCGGTCCTGGACCGGCAGGAGGAGGACGCTGCGACGAGGGAGCACGAGGCGCTCCACTGGAAGACCCGTGCGCTCGTCGCCCAAGCGGCCGGGCGCCCCTTCGTCTGGATCGACGACGAGATCGGCCGTGCCGACCGGGACTGGGTCGCCGCGCATCATCCGGGACGGGCCCTGCTGCGCCGGACAGACCCGTGGCGGGGCATCGCGGCAGGTGACCTCGACGTCGTAGGGGAGTGGTTGAGAGGGCTCCGGAGGGTGGGGGAGGGGCTGTAG
- a CDS encoding GNAT family N-acetyltransferase, protein MTTQPAVPLRLRPSRPDDAERVALLHADSWRRHYRGAYADAFLDGDVVTDRRRVWRERLAGAAAGGGVTVLAEDGAGFAGFVHVVLDADARWGSLVDNLHVTHDRRRTGVGAALLTRAAEIVTEHANGSGPAPLYLWVQEQNTAARHFYAAMGGTTVETAPIAPPGGVPEWLNGSPRKLRVAWESATSLGRKPS, encoded by the coding sequence ATGACCACTCAGCCCGCGGTTCCCCTGCGCCTGCGCCCCTCCCGCCCCGACGACGCCGAACGCGTGGCCCTGCTGCACGCCGACAGCTGGCGGCGGCACTACCGGGGCGCGTACGCCGACGCGTTCCTCGACGGTGACGTGGTCACCGACCGGCGGCGGGTGTGGCGGGAGCGGCTCGCCGGGGCGGCCGCGGGAGGCGGCGTGACGGTCCTCGCGGAGGACGGCGCGGGGTTCGCGGGGTTCGTGCACGTGGTGCTCGACGCCGACGCCCGCTGGGGCAGCCTCGTCGACAACCTGCACGTCACGCACGACCGCAGACGTACGGGCGTGGGGGCGGCGCTGCTGACCCGCGCCGCCGAGATCGTCACGGAGCACGCGAACGGCTCCGGCCCGGCACCCCTCTACCTGTGGGTGCAGGAGCAGAACACCGCGGCGCGGCACTTCTACGCGGCGATGGGCGGCACGACGGTCGAAACGGCCCCGATCGCACCACCGGGCGGCGTCCCGGAGTGGCTGAACGGCTCACCGAGGAAGCTGAGGGTGGCGTGGGAGAGCGCGACGTCACTGGGCCGAAAGCCGAGTTGA
- a CDS encoding TIGR03618 family F420-dependent PPOX class oxidoreductase, with the protein MAGAPPRSLTESELQQILEEGNFGVLASVRATGHPHLTTVLYHWSPEERMLRISTTEGRLKPRHYRADPHAALHVRRDDFAFAVAEGEVEVTDPTAEPGDAVGRELLAMAGDFPSEADEKAFLAEVVAERRVVVRIKVARLYGTALDIG; encoded by the coding sequence ATGGCCGGCGCCCCACCCCGTTCGCTCACCGAGTCCGAGCTTCAGCAGATCCTCGAAGAAGGGAACTTCGGTGTGCTCGCCAGTGTGCGCGCCACCGGGCACCCGCACCTGACGACGGTCCTGTACCACTGGAGCCCCGAGGAACGCATGCTGCGGATCTCCACGACGGAGGGGCGCCTCAAGCCCCGCCACTACCGGGCCGATCCGCACGCCGCGCTGCACGTCAGGCGCGACGACTTCGCCTTCGCCGTCGCGGAGGGGGAGGTCGAGGTGACCGATCCGACGGCGGAGCCGGGCGACGCGGTGGGGCGCGAACTGCTCGCCATGGCGGGGGACTTCCCCTCCGAGGCGGACGAGAAGGCGTTCCTGGCGGAGGTGGTCGCCGAGCGGCGTGTGGTCGTACGCATCAAGGTGGCGCGCCTCTACGGCACCGCGCTCGACATCGGCTGA
- a CDS encoding pentapeptide repeat-containing protein, whose product MGALTNADLMDADLINAVLMDVDLMNAVPMNAVLMNLDLMNAVLMNAVPMDAVLMDVETTHP is encoded by the coding sequence ATGGGCGCCCTGACGAACGCAGACCTGATGGACGCAGACCTGATCAACGCAGTCCTGATGGACGTAGACCTGATGAACGCAGTCCCGATGAACGCAGTCCTGATGAACCTAGACCTGATGAACGCAGTCTTGATGAACGCAGTCCCGATGGACGCAGTCCTGATGGACGTAGAGACGACACACCCCTGA
- a CDS encoding MFS transporter — protein sequence MSAAPVPSASPGSRSRWLALGVIAAGTLMIILDGSIVTVAMPAIQSDLDFSPTGLSWVVNAYLIAFGSLLLLAGRLGDLLGRKRMFLAGTGVFTAASLLAGVATSPAILLAARFLQGVGSAMAAAVGLGILVTLFDDPRERARAIGVFSFTGAAGASIGQVLGGVLTDALDWHWIFFINLPIGAAVLALAVSALPADRGLGLRAGADAWGALLITGGLMAAIWGVVNIDAYGVSSVRGGGLIGAGIVLVAAFVVRQARTRTPLMPLRVLRSRTVVGANVTQILTLAAMFAFQVLAALYMQKVLGYGAAKTGLAMLPAAVAIGAVSLGVSARLAARFGERRVLLAGLVLLAGALGYLSRVPVQGSYVPDLLPVMLLVSGGGLVLPALAGLGMSAANEEDAGLASGLFNTTQQIGMALGVAVLSTLAASRTDSLAADGSSAAVALTEGYRLAFGVGAGLIGAAIVVALVVLRPAAERVAEPGTPVPVA from the coding sequence ATGTCCGCAGCGCCCGTCCCGTCCGCGTCCCCGGGAAGCCGGTCCCGCTGGCTCGCCCTCGGCGTCATCGCCGCCGGAACCCTGATGATCATCCTCGACGGTTCGATCGTCACCGTCGCGATGCCGGCCATCCAGAGCGACCTCGACTTCAGCCCGACCGGCCTGAGCTGGGTCGTGAACGCCTACCTCATCGCCTTCGGCAGCCTGCTCCTGCTCGCCGGGCGGCTCGGCGATCTGCTCGGCCGCAAGCGGATGTTCCTCGCGGGAACCGGCGTCTTCACCGCGGCCTCCCTCCTCGCGGGGGTCGCCACCAGCCCCGCGATCCTGCTCGCGGCCCGCTTCCTGCAAGGGGTCGGCAGCGCCATGGCGGCCGCCGTCGGCCTGGGCATCCTCGTCACGCTCTTCGACGACCCGCGCGAACGGGCCCGCGCCATCGGGGTGTTCAGCTTCACCGGCGCCGCGGGCGCCTCCATCGGGCAGGTGCTCGGCGGCGTCCTCACCGACGCCCTCGACTGGCACTGGATCTTCTTCATCAACCTGCCCATCGGCGCCGCCGTCCTCGCCCTCGCCGTGTCCGCGCTCCCCGCCGACCGGGGCCTCGGACTGCGCGCCGGGGCCGACGCCTGGGGTGCGCTGCTGATCACCGGCGGTCTGATGGCGGCGATCTGGGGGGTCGTCAACATCGATGCGTACGGCGTGAGTTCGGTGCGCGGGGGCGGTCTGATCGGGGCGGGGATCGTGCTCGTCGCGGCGTTCGTCGTGCGGCAGGCGCGGACCCGGACGCCGCTCATGCCGCTGCGCGTCCTGCGCTCCCGCACCGTCGTCGGCGCCAACGTCACCCAGATCCTCACCCTCGCCGCCATGTTCGCCTTCCAGGTGCTCGCCGCGCTCTACATGCAGAAGGTCCTCGGTTACGGGGCCGCGAAGACCGGCCTCGCGATGCTGCCGGCGGCCGTCGCGATCGGAGCTGTCTCGCTCGGCGTCTCGGCGCGGCTCGCGGCGCGCTTCGGGGAGCGGCGGGTGCTCCTGGCCGGGCTCGTGCTCCTCGCCGGAGCGCTCGGGTATCTGTCCCGGGTGCCCGTGCAGGGCTCGTACGTCCCTGATCTGCTGCCCGTGATGCTGCTGGTGTCCGGCGGCGGCCTCGTCCTGCCCGCGCTGGCCGGGCTCGGCATGTCGGCGGCGAACGAGGAGGACGCGGGGCTGGCCTCGGGCCTGTTCAATACGACCCAGCAGATCGGTATGGCGCTGGGTGTCGCGGTCCTGTCGACGCTGGCGGCCTCGCGCACCGACTCCCTCGCGGCGGACGGCAGTTCGGCGGCGGTGGCGCTGACCGAGGGATACCGGCTCGCGTTCGGGGTCGGGGCCGGGCTGATCGGGGCGGCGATCGTGGTCGCGCTGGTGGTGCTGCGCCCGGCGGCGGAGCGGGTGGCCGAGCCGGGGACTCCGGTGCCGGTGGCCTGA
- a CDS encoding MarR family winged helix-turn-helix transcriptional regulator has translation MTAMTPAPTRTRPDLSYLLDHTSHVLRTQMAAALADIGLTARMHCVLVHALEEERTQNQLAEIGDMDKTTMVVTVDALEKAGLAERRPSSTDRRARIIAVTEEGARVAARSQEIVDGVHEKALGAFPPEDRETFLRLLNHLVDGYLSTPSPSPATARRPRQRG, from the coding sequence ATGACCGCCATGACGCCCGCACCCACCCGGACCAGGCCCGACCTCTCGTACCTCCTGGACCACACCAGTCACGTACTGCGTACGCAGATGGCGGCGGCGCTCGCCGACATCGGTCTGACGGCGCGCATGCACTGCGTGCTCGTGCACGCCCTGGAGGAGGAGCGCACCCAGAACCAGCTCGCCGAGATCGGCGACATGGACAAGACGACGATGGTGGTGACCGTCGACGCCCTGGAGAAGGCGGGCCTCGCGGAGCGCAGGCCGTCGTCGACGGACCGGCGGGCGCGGATCATCGCGGTGACGGAGGAGGGCGCGCGGGTCGCGGCGCGCAGTCAGGAGATCGTGGACGGGGTGCACGAGAAGGCCCTCGGGGCGTTCCCGCCCGAGGACCGCGAGACGTTCCTGCGCCTGCTGAACCACCTGGTGGACGGGTATCTCAGCACCCCGTCACCGAGCCCGGCGACGGCCCGCCGGCCACGCCAGCGCGGCTGA
- a CDS encoding AAA family ATPase has protein sequence MTAAAAPTSGTLDAERRYHDACRAALAAMVDGADEQVVIGENASASGADAEVLGYQLRSRAKGLRELPQAPSFFGRLDFGAGGEHAGQRYYVGRLRISEHPAAPPLVVDWRAPVSRAFYQAGATDPQGVDVRRRFGWAPGSVGDSADLTSLEDERLGAGEAGGGSRILAGEIERPRVGPMRDIAATIQPEQDDLVRAEVAASVCVQGAPGTGKTAVGLHRAAYLLYTFPQRVQRGGLLVLGPNRTFLSYISAVLPALGETGVRQSTVEELVAHGEVRAYDDEAAAAVKHDVRMAEVLRRALYARVRTGPVDPGDAVAVPEGAYRWRVPAGELRRIVDGVRAEGLPYAVGRERVRSRIVAYLQVQAERRAWPVNAAWVQKIGRARSVKDFVDAVWPRVRPQEVVAQLLSDERELRVAAEGVLEESERRALLWAKPPRSYKSAKWSAADLVLLDEVAGLLAHPESYGHIVVDEAQDLSPMQARAIARRAEFGSLTVLGDLAQGTTPWAARSWRELLGHLGKPEAAVVPLTTGFRVPAAVVALANQVLDQIDVDVPSARSLRGDGELRVERVGDVVVGAVDAVRRALAYEGSIGVIAAEADVDAVREALAAAGVAAAGPDDLGARVTVLAAGVAKGLEYDHVVAVEPAAIAEAGTRGLQRLYVVLTRAVSRLDVVHARALPFARA, from the coding sequence ATGACCGCTGCCGCCGCCCCCACCTCCGGCACCCTCGACGCCGAACGCCGCTATCACGACGCCTGCCGCGCCGCCCTCGCCGCCATGGTCGACGGCGCCGACGAACAGGTCGTCATCGGGGAGAACGCCTCCGCGTCCGGCGCCGACGCCGAAGTGCTCGGCTATCAGCTGCGCAGCAGGGCCAAGGGACTTCGGGAGCTGCCGCAGGCGCCGTCGTTCTTCGGGCGGCTCGACTTCGGGGCGGGCGGGGAGCACGCCGGGCAGCGTTACTACGTAGGGCGGCTGCGGATCAGTGAGCATCCGGCCGCGCCCCCGCTCGTCGTCGACTGGCGGGCACCGGTGTCGCGGGCGTTCTACCAGGCCGGAGCCACGGATCCCCAGGGTGTGGACGTACGGCGGCGCTTCGGGTGGGCGCCGGGCAGCGTCGGCGACTCGGCCGATCTGACCAGCCTGGAGGACGAGCGGCTCGGTGCGGGGGAGGCGGGTGGCGGCAGCCGGATCCTCGCCGGGGAGATCGAGCGGCCCCGCGTCGGACCCATGCGCGACATCGCCGCGACCATCCAGCCCGAGCAGGACGACCTGGTGCGGGCCGAGGTCGCCGCGTCCGTGTGCGTCCAGGGCGCGCCCGGCACCGGGAAGACGGCCGTCGGGCTGCACCGGGCCGCGTACCTGCTCTACACGTTCCCGCAGCGCGTTCAGCGGGGAGGGCTGCTCGTGCTCGGGCCCAACCGGACCTTCCTCTCCTACATCTCCGCCGTGCTGCCCGCGCTCGGGGAGACCGGGGTGCGGCAGTCGACCGTCGAGGAGCTCGTGGCGCACGGGGAGGTGCGGGCGTACGACGACGAGGCCGCGGCCGCCGTCAAGCACGACGTCCGGATGGCCGAGGTGCTGCGGCGGGCGCTCTACGCGCGGGTGCGGACCGGCCCCGTCGACCCGGGTGACGCGGTCGCGGTGCCCGAGGGCGCGTACCGGTGGCGGGTCCCGGCCGGTGAACTGCGCCGGATCGTCGACGGCGTACGGGCCGAGGGGCTGCCGTACGCCGTCGGGCGCGAGCGGGTGCGCAGCCGGATCGTGGCGTACCTCCAGGTGCAGGCCGAGCGGCGCGCGTGGCCCGTGAACGCCGCCTGGGTGCAGAAGATCGGGCGGGCGCGGTCCGTGAAGGACTTCGTGGACGCCGTGTGGCCGCGTGTGCGGCCGCAGGAAGTCGTGGCGCAACTGCTGTCGGACGAGCGGGAGTTGAGGGTGGCCGCCGAGGGGGTGCTGGAGGAGAGCGAGCGGCGGGCGCTGCTCTGGGCGAAGCCTCCACGCTCGTACAAGTCCGCCAAGTGGTCGGCCGCCGACCTCGTGCTCCTCGACGAGGTCGCCGGGCTGCTCGCACACCCCGAGAGCTACGGGCACATCGTCGTCGACGAGGCGCAGGATCTGTCACCGATGCAGGCGCGGGCCATCGCCCGGCGTGCGGAGTTCGGTTCGCTGACCGTGCTCGGCGATCTGGCGCAGGGCACCACGCCCTGGGCGGCGCGGAGTTGGCGCGAACTCCTCGGACACCTCGGCAAGCCGGAGGCGGCGGTGGTACCGCTGACGACCGGTTTCCGGGTCCCGGCCGCCGTGGTCGCCCTCGCCAACCAGGTCCTCGACCAGATCGACGTGGACGTGCCGTCGGCCCGATCGCTGCGCGGGGACGGGGAGTTGAGGGTCGAGCGGGTGGGCGACGTGGTCGTGGGCGCCGTCGACGCCGTGCGGCGGGCGCTCGCGTACGAGGGGTCGATCGGGGTGATCGCCGCCGAGGCCGACGTGGACGCGGTGCGCGAGGCGCTGGCCGCGGCGGGTGTCGCTGCGGCCGGGCCCGACGACCTGGGCGCCCGGGTCACCGTGCTCGCCGCGGGCGTCGCGAAGGGGCTTGAGTACGACCATGTCGTCGCCGTCGAGCCGGCCGCGATCGCCGAGGCGGGTACCCGCGGGCTCCAGCGGCTGTACGTCGTGCTGACCAGGGCGGTGTCGCGGCTGGACGTGGTGCACGCGCGGGCGTTGCCGTTCGCCCGAGCCTGA